From one Mytilus edulis chromosome 1, xbMytEdul2.2, whole genome shotgun sequence genomic stretch:
- the LOC139519973 gene encoding fucolectin-4-like has translation MSFQFKFTKSTAYMIVFILIRYVDLQSNANIFILETGNRIATSVTRIEIKKATSDISCASLCSSHGTCCSATYEIEKNTCFLDSCCNPVTEAFLGALVIRTNSKKDKLNTSGNNRLCNLAYHRQTTQSSVYDNSGVFGSPCNAVDGLESQDFYEGTCVHTNKEFVTWWEVDLGAKYTIKFVNISVRTDHSSHYERFSAVDVKVDALYCGYYTGPPLLSQIYEPITIGCSDGITGRYLRLTRSVHDTFQFCEVEVFANLTVCPGPPEPWTCRDLSHEPCV, from the exons ATgagttttcaatttaaatttacTAAATCAACTGCTTATATGATTGTCTTTATTTTAATACGCTATGTTGATTTGCAGTCAAATGCGAACATTTTTATCTTGGAAACTGGGAATCGAATAGCAACAAGTGTAACAAGAATAGAAATTAAGAAAGCTACATCCGATATATCATGTGCAAGCTTATGTTCAAGTCATGGGACTTGTTGTTCAGCAACGTATGAGATAGAGAAGAACACTTGTTTCCTTGATTCCTGCTGTAATCCAGTTACAGAAGCATTTCTGGGTGCACTGGTGATAAGAACTAATTCTAAGAAAG ATAAGCTCAATACAAGTGGAAATAACCGACTCTGCAATTTAGCTTACCACCGTCAAACGACCCAATCCTCGGTTTATGACAATTCTGGTGTTTTTGGGAGCCCTTGTAATGCTGTGGATGGATTAGAAAGCCAAGACTTTTATGAAGGAACATGTGTGCATACTAACAAAGAATTTGTGACTTGGTGGGAAGTAGATTTAGGAGCAAAGTATACTATAAAGTTCGTTAATATCTCTGTACGTACAGATCATTCAAGTCATTACG AAAGATTTAGTGCCGTTGATGTGAAAGTAGATGCTTTGTATTGTGGGTATTACACTGGACCTCCACTTCTTTCACAAATATATGAACCTATTACAATCGGCTGCAGTGATGGAATAACTGGACGTTATCTCAGGTTAACACGATCAGTACATGATACATTCCAGTTCTGCGAGGTGGAGGTATTCG CCAACCTTACCGTTTGTCCAGGACCACCAGAACCTTGGACATGTCGCGACTTATCACATGAACCATGTGTATAG